The genomic window TGCGCCAGGCACCCAGGTCGGCAATCGACACCTCACCACCGGGGTACACCAGCCGCTCGGCAAAGCGCCGCACCGGACCGTTCAGCGCCAGCACGCTGGCCGCCACCGCCAGCCCGCCCAGCCAACGGGATTCAAATGGCAGCAGCAGGGGCGTCACCACCACCACCACCGCACCCAGGGCCAGCAGCAACGCCCAGACCAGCGCGCGGCGCGCCCAGGCGTTGGCCACAAACACGCCGTAGCGCAGGATGCCGTAGACCAGGATCAGCGAGTACAGCGGCAGCCCCAGCAGCGGAAACGGGTAGATGGGCAGGTCCAGCACAGCCATGCCATACCCGGCCAGGCAGACCATGCCCCACAGGCAGGACGCGGCGACGGCAGCGATCTGGCGAAACTTCTGTTGGTCTTGCGCGCGGTGCGCACGTAAAAGTGCTGTCAGCAACACGGCCACCCCGCCAATGCCCAGGATGACCCAGGCCATGCTGGCGACGAAACCCACAGTGTCGGCAATGGCGATCCAGCCAATGTCGCGGTGCTGCACGATGTGGCCCGGCACCATGACCATGGCCGCGATGCTGGCGCCCGCGCCCAGCGCGTAGGCCGCAGCGACGCCCCAACGGCCAATGTCCACACGGCAGAACACCGTGCAGAAGTGGAAAAACAGAACCGACGTAAAGGGCGCGGTGGACAGCAATAGCATCATCGTCTGTTCGGTCTGTGGCCCAAACCAGTTGGGCAGTTCGTTGCCGGTCATCCACAGCGAGATGCCAAAGAGAAAGGCGGCCAACAATCGCGCACCGGCCACGCGGTCCGCCCAGGCCAGCAGCACGGCGGCCAGAACCAGCGTTTCGAGCAAGGCGAACCCAAGGACGGCGTGGATCAGCATGGAAGAACTGCGGTTAAGAGGGCGCGGGGCATGTCGGGGGACCTGTTCCTGGAGTTAACGATGAGGGCTTTACGGACTGTAAACCAAGTATGCAGGTCGGTGAGCGATTTTCAATGAAATCAAGGACTTGCGAGCGGTGCCGGGGCTGGCCCGGTTCTCGCAATAAGGAGTACATAAGCAACTCCAGCGAGCCTTCCATGTTTGCCTTGACCACCCTCCTGCCCAGCCGCCTGACCCCCAGCGCAGCGCAAGTGAACACCGCACTCGACCTGCCAGCCCTGGTCGGTGCCGCCGGCTGGTCGCGTCTGCCTGCGGCGGTGCAACGCCGCTTTGGCATCGCCCATGCCGACGTGACGTACGAGGGCCTCATGGACCTGCGCTGCTCGTCTATTGGCCACATCTACGCCGCACTGGCGCGCGTGCTGGGCGGCCCTCTGACCCACCTCAACACCAACGCCATGCCAACCACCGTACGCGTCAGCGACAACGGCCACGGCGGCGTGATATGGGAACGCTGCTTCCACACTGGCGCCCAGGGCCACGACCGCACCGTGCGTTCCACCAAGGAGCTCGGTGCCGACGGCGGTCTGCTGGAGCGCACCGACGGCGGCCTGAGCATGTCGTTGGATGTGTTTGAAGAAGCCGGCGCACTGGTCTTTCAAAGCCGCCGCTTCTGGCTGGTCTGGGGCCGTCTGCGCCTGCCCGTGCCGGCCCTGCTGACACCTGGCACCTGCCGCGTGGCGCACACCGACCTCGGTGAGGGCCTGTTCCGCTTCACCCTCTCCATGGTGCACCCGCTGTGGGGCGAAACCTTCCACCAAACCGGCGTCTTTGCCGACCCAACACCATGAACACCATTTTTTTTCTGCTGTCCGTCCAGGCCGTTATGGGCGCTTTTGACAACCTGTGGCACCACGAGCTACAGGCCAAGCTGCCCCAGCGCATCTCGGCCCGCTACGAGTTGGCGCTGCACGCCGCGCGCGAGGCCATCTACGGCATCGTTTTTATCGGCCTGGCGTGGTTTGAATGGCGTGGTGCGTTTGCCGCTGTATTGGCTGCCATGCTGCTGACCGAACTGGGCATCACGCTGGCCGATTTTCTGGAGGAAGACCGCACCCGCAAGCTGCCACCGTTCGAGCGTGTGCTGCACACGGTGCTGACTATCAGCTACGGCCTGTTCCTGGGGTTGCTTGCGCCGGTGTTGTGGGGCTGGGCGCAGCGGGATACCGCTCTGGCGTTAACGCTACACGGCTGGATCTCCTGGCTGTGCACGGTCTACGGCGTGGGCGTGCTGGCCTGGAGTGTGCGCAATGTGCGGGCTGTCTTGCAACTGAATCGTATGGCTGCGCAGGTGCGACCACCGGTGCCGTTGGCCAATGGCCATCGCATCACCCCCGCCGTGTTGGTGACCGGAGCCACCGGTTTTGTCGGCAGCGCCTTGGTGGCCGACCTGCTGCGCGATGGCCAACGTGTGATCGTGCTCTCGCGCGACCTGTTGCAAACCCGCGCCACCTTCGGCCCAGGCGTATGGGTGGTCGACCGTTTGGACGCCATCCCCAGCGAAACCCGCATAGACGCCGTCGTCAACCTGGCTGGCGCGCGCATACTGGGCCTGCCATGGACCGCGTCGCGCCGCCGTGAATTGCTGGCAAGCCGCGTCGGTGTCACCGCCGCCGTGGTGGACCTGATGCGCCGCCTGCAACAGCCACCGCGTGTACTGGTCAGCGCGTCGGCGGTAGGCTTCTATGGCGCATCTCCCCATGCATCGTTTGAGCCATTGGACGAAACCGCTGGTCCACGCCCTGGTGAGTTCCAGTCCGATTTGTGCGCTGCCATCGAACACGAGGCCCGCCGCGCCGAAGGTCTGGGTGTGCGTGTTGTGCGCTTGCGGTTTGGCGTCGTACTGGGCGGGGGCGATGGTGCGTATCCCATGCTGGCCCTCAGCGCCCGCCTGGGGTTGGGCGCGGTACTGGGCAGCGGGCGCCAGCCTGCGCCTTGGATACACCTGGATGACGCGGTGGGTATGGTTCGTTTTGCGATGGCACAGGATACGCTGCGCGGCCCGGTCAATGCCGTCGCGCCGGACACCGTATCCCAGGCCCGGTTTGCACAGGCCCTGGCGGCATCCTTTGGCCGGCGCGTCTGGATGCGTGTGCCCGGTGCGCCTATGCGCGCTCTACTGGGGGAGATGTCTACACTGCTGCTGGATGGCCAGAATGCAAGGCCGCGGGCGGCAGTGGCCGCGGGTTACCGGTTTGCCTACCCTCGGCTGACATCTGCACTTATGGCCTTGGCTTTCCAAGACCCCGATATTGCCGCCGGGCTGTCTCAGGCGACATGAACACTCTGCGATGGCAGTGGACCCTTGCACTACAACCCGACATCGTTGCAAGCGTCAAATCAAATCGATTACATCCTTTAGGTGTGCAGCCGTTTGTGGAAGCTCCCTTCTCTCAAAGAGGTCCACCATTTGCGCTGCGGTGATTTCTGGTCTATTCCAGCGGACTCGCATTTTCTTTATTGCTGCAAGTGCTTTCGGGGGATTCAACATTATTTGGTTTCTCACAAACTGATCTGGCGTCTGCAATTCGATATCAAATCGCGTCAGAACAGAAAGCGGGAAGTCTTTAGTGTTTGAAGTAACTATTGCATCCGCATTTCCTCGGATTGCTGCAGCAAGCACATGCCTATCGTTGGGGTCTGGCAACTCAATCGAAGGAATGAATGCTTCGTACTCGACAACTAGGCAATCTGGTATTGCCGCACGCATGTGTTCTACTGCGTGCGCAATACTGGCTTCAGTGCCCGGCTTATTTTTGAGTAGCGCTTTTGTCCACTCCCTTTCAATTTCAACTGTCCATCTGGCCGTATACAAATCGGCATGCGCAAGGCTAAGCAGCACATCTCGCTGCAATCGAGGATACAGAACGCAAGCGTCAAGTATTGCTGTGTATCGCCCGCTCACAGCCATTACAACTCCTGGCCTATCTCGTCAGAAGTCTGACGCAATTTAATGAGAGCATCTTCAGACCTTTTCTTTTGTTGCTCCTGGTACCTGACCAGTGCTTCAAACTCGATTCGTCGATGGCTATTGACGAGACGACAGCTCAATCGCCGGGCCTCGATTTCCTTAATGACAAACGGACGGGAAACGTTTAAGAACGCTGCTGCTTCTTGTGTTGTCAACTCGCATTTTTGAGGGACAAGTAGCATTGGCTCTCGCTTCGCCATCTGTCGCAACACATCCGCGAAGAATCGAAGAGCCCGGGGTGGAATCGTTAACACGGGCATATCGCCCCCCACCTCGCCAGTATCGATGGTTACCTTGATTTGATCAGCTTTTGAATGGTCCAAAGCAGAAACCAGGCACGCCCGCGCTACGGCCGCCATTTCCGCCTCAGCCACGCTGGCTGGATCGAGAACATGTTGACTCATACTTCCTCCTTGCAGTTGCAATCGTAATCAAACAGACTACTTCAATTGGCATCAATCGCAATATTAGCAGTAAACGAAATATTCGCAATGAATTCACGAGGGTTCTCGTAGGGGTTTCTTTCTTCACTGGTCAGGTGAGCGGACGTAACCTGCCCACGCTTAGCCGAGCTGTCCCATCTCCCAAACTCTGCCAAAATCCCCCCATGAACGCGCTCAATACCACCGAATACACCCACGCGTTGGGCTCTCAAGCAAAAGTGGCGTCAGCCCGCATGGCAGCTGCATCTACAGCTACTAAAAATATAGCGCTTCGCAAGTTGGCGGCTCTGCTGCGTGAGAACACCCAAGCCCTGCAAATCGACAACGCCAAGGACATTGAACGCGCCATCGCCAACGGCCTGTCCGCCCCCATGGTGGACCGCCTCAAGCTGACCCCCAAGGTGCTGGAGACCTGCGCCCAGGGTTGTGAGCAGCTGGCGGCCATGGCCGATGTGATTGGCGAGATCATTGGCATGAAACAGCAGCCCAGCGGCATTCGTGTGGGGCAAATGCGGGTGCCGATTGGTGTGTTCGGCATGATTTTCGAGAGCCGGCCGAATGTGACGATTGAGGCGGCCAGCCTGTCCATCAAGAGTGGCAACGCCTGTATTTTGCGCGGCGGCTCCGAGGCGATTGAGTCCAACAAGGCGCTGGCCAAGCTGGTGCAGCAGGCGCTGGTGGAAAGTGGTCTGCCGGCCGATGCCGTGCAACTGGTGCAGACCACGGACCGCGAGGTCGTCGGCCAGCTCATCGCCATGCCGCAGTATGTGGACGTCATCATCCCGCGTGGTGGCAAGGGCCTGATCGAGCGCATCAGCCGCGACGCCAAGGTGCCGGTCATCAAACACCTGGACGGCAACTGCCATGTCTACGTGGACGACCCCTGCGACATCGACATGGCGGTCAAGGTGGTGGACAACGCCAAGACCAACAAATACAGCCCCTGCAATGCGGCCGAGGGCCTGCTGGTGGCCCGCGGGGTGGCAAATGTGTTCCTGCCGCGCATCGGTGTGGTGTTTGCCGCCAAAGGTGTGGAGATGCGCTGTGATGCCGCGGCGCTGCAGATTCTTCAGTCAAATCTGCCTCTAGCCCCCGTGGAATATGCACAGAACGCTATCAAATCAGGAGTAATTGCTGGCCATGCCGAACCTGTCAAGCTGACGCCGGCAACCGAGCAGGACTGGTCTGAGGAATACCTGGCCCCCATCATCAGCATCAAGGTGGTGGAGGGGCTGGACGAGGCGATAACCCACATCAACCAGTACAGCAGCCACCACACCGACGCCATCCTGACCCGCGACCACATGCACGCCCAGCGCTTTCTCCGTGAGGTGGACTCGGCCAGTGTCATGGTTAATACCAGTACACGCTTCGCCGATGGTTTTGAATTTGGCCTGGGTGCGGAAATCGGCATCAGCACCGACAAGTTCCACGCCCGTGGCCCGGTCGGCATCGAAGGGCTGACCTCGCTGAAATATGTGGTCCTGGGCGACGGCGAAGTCCGGGCCTAAGGCGCAGACCACAGCCAAATGGGGCCGCAGCCCCCGTATGGATTGCCTGGGCTGCCCCTAAAAGCGTAGCAAACAACCGGTTAGATGTGTTTACCGGTCTGTTATTGGTATCTAACTTGCTGACAACTTCCCGCTCTATGGGCGGGGCCAAGCTGCGCCCATTTTCCCCTTGTCTCCCATAAAGCGTAGTGTTGTGCACCGCTGGTGTGTAGCTTTTGGAGCTTCGTGCACATTTTAAAGACCAAAATACAGACCACTGGTATGGAAATTCTTGGCGTTTTGGGCTACTTGGGGCTACAAAAAAGCAACAACCGGGTAAACACCGTAGACATTTGGCAAAATTGGTAGCATAGTGGCATTCATATTAGTTAATTGGTATGTGAAGCGTAAATACCGCCGATTAATTGGTATCTCCAGATAAACGATTGAACCCAACCACCCTAAAGGAAAACATGAAGCTAACTCGTACCCCCATAGCCTCGGCGGTCGCAGTTGTTCTCATGGGTGTCATGGCCTCCAGCCACGCCCAGCAGACCGCAGCCCCAGCAGAAATGAACGCAGTCACCGTGACGGGTATCCGTGCGTCGCTGCAAACGGCCGTCAATGTCAAGCGCAACGCCACCTCCATCGTGGATGCGGTGTCTGCCGAAGACGTGGGCAAGCTGCCTGAC from Rhodoferax sp. AJA081-3 includes these protein-coding regions:
- a CDS encoding DUF4166 domain-containing protein, giving the protein MFALTTLLPSRLTPSAAQVNTALDLPALVGAAGWSRLPAAVQRRFGIAHADVTYEGLMDLRCSSIGHIYAALARVLGGPLTHLNTNAMPTTVRVSDNGHGGVIWERCFHTGAQGHDRTVRSTKELGADGGLLERTDGGLSMSLDVFEEAGALVFQSRRFWLVWGRLRLPVPALLTPGTCRVAHTDLGEGLFRFTLSMVHPLWGETFHQTGVFADPTP
- a CDS encoding TIGR01777 family oxidoreductase, producing the protein MNTIFFLLSVQAVMGAFDNLWHHELQAKLPQRISARYELALHAAREAIYGIVFIGLAWFEWRGAFAAVLAAMLLTELGITLADFLEEDRTRKLPPFERVLHTVLTISYGLFLGLLAPVLWGWAQRDTALALTLHGWISWLCTVYGVGVLAWSVRNVRAVLQLNRMAAQVRPPVPLANGHRITPAVLVTGATGFVGSALVADLLRDGQRVIVLSRDLLQTRATFGPGVWVVDRLDAIPSETRIDAVVNLAGARILGLPWTASRRRELLASRVGVTAAVVDLMRRLQQPPRVLVSASAVGFYGASPHASFEPLDETAGPRPGEFQSDLCAAIEHEARRAEGLGVRVVRLRFGVVLGGGDGAYPMLALSARLGLGAVLGSGRQPAPWIHLDDAVGMVRFAMAQDTLRGPVNAVAPDTVSQARFAQALAASFGRRVWMRVPGAPMRALLGEMSTLLLDGQNARPRAAVAAGYRFAYPRLTSALMALAFQDPDIAAGLSQAT
- a CDS encoding PIN domain-containing protein, whose translation is MAVSGRYTAILDACVLYPRLQRDVLLSLAHADLYTARWTVEIEREWTKALLKNKPGTEASIAHAVEHMRAAIPDCLVVEYEAFIPSIELPDPNDRHVLAAAIRGNADAIVTSNTKDFPLSVLTRFDIELQTPDQFVRNQIMLNPPKALAAIKKMRVRWNRPEITAAQMVDLFERRELPQTAAHLKDVIDLI
- a CDS encoding helix-turn-helix domain-containing protein: MSQHVLDPASVAEAEMAAVARACLVSALDHSKADQIKVTIDTGEVGGDMPVLTIPPRALRFFADVLRQMAKREPMLLVPQKCELTTQEAAAFLNVSRPFVIKEIEARRLSCRLVNSHRRIEFEALVRYQEQQKKRSEDALIKLRQTSDEIGQEL
- a CDS encoding glutamate-5-semialdehyde dehydrogenase → MNALNTTEYTHALGSQAKVASARMAAASTATKNIALRKLAALLRENTQALQIDNAKDIERAIANGLSAPMVDRLKLTPKVLETCAQGCEQLAAMADVIGEIIGMKQQPSGIRVGQMRVPIGVFGMIFESRPNVTIEAASLSIKSGNACILRGGSEAIESNKALAKLVQQALVESGLPADAVQLVQTTDREVVGQLIAMPQYVDVIIPRGGKGLIERISRDAKVPVIKHLDGNCHVYVDDPCDIDMAVKVVDNAKTNKYSPCNAAEGLLVARGVANVFLPRIGVVFAAKGVEMRCDAAALQILQSNLPLAPVEYAQNAIKSGVIAGHAEPVKLTPATEQDWSEEYLAPIISIKVVEGLDEAITHINQYSSHHTDAILTRDHMHAQRFLREVDSASVMVNTSTRFADGFEFGLGAEIGISTDKFHARGPVGIEGLTSLKYVVLGDGEVRA